The Magnolia sinica isolate HGM2019 chromosome 10, MsV1, whole genome shotgun sequence genome includes a window with the following:
- the LOC131217300 gene encoding uncharacterized protein LOC131217300: MASIQPQIPKLSKDNYENWCIQMKALFGSQDLWDIVSDGYVEPTTEEEALYTADQRAVLKDQRKKDKKALFLVYQGLDESTFERIAEATTCKQAWEILSTIFKGVDRVKKVRLQTFRAEFETSHMKEGETISDFFSRLLVIVNNLKRNGEKIKEVRVVEKVLRSLVTKFEYVVVAIEESNDLENLSIEELMGSLQVHEQRMQKNASSMLENALESKLTLNNGPTQ; this comes from the coding sequence ATGGCGTCCATCCAGCCGCAGATTCCAAAGTTATCTAAGGATAACTATGAAAACTGGTGCATCCAGATGAAGGCTTTGTTCGGATCCCAAGATCTATGGGATATCGTCagtgatgggtatgtagaacccacaaCGGAAGAAGAAGCTCTCTATACCGCTGATCAAAGGGCGGTCCTcaaagatcaaagaaagaaggacAAGAAGGCTCTATTTCttgtctatcaagggttggatgagtcCACCTTTGAACGGATCGCTGAAGCGACAAcatgcaagcaagcatgggagatTCTTAGCACAATCTTCAAAGGAGTTGATCGTGTGAAGAAGGTTCGTCTCCAAACTTTTAGAGCCGAATTCGAGACCtcacacatgaaggaaggtgagaccatttctgattttttttcaagGTTACTTGTTATTGTTAAcaacttgaaaagaaatggtgaaaagatcaaAGAGGTACGGGTTGTTGAAAAAGTACTTCGATCTCTCGTAACCAAATTTGAGTATGTAGTTGTTGCCATAGAAGAATCAAATGACTTGGAAAATCTGTCCATTGAAGAATTGATGGGCTCGTTGCAAGTACACgagcaacgaatgcaaaagaaCGCGAGTTCAATGCTTGAAaatgccttagagtctaagttgactctaaatAATGGTCCTACACAATGA